The Candidatus Nitrosymbiomonas proteolyticus genome has a segment encoding these proteins:
- a CDS encoding SPFH domain / Band 7 family protein, translated as MSHEKTIHVPSGWPMLFFVIALLGLGIYGVFFLVGLGESHPMLGWAIGGEVLLWLFWAFLTIGFFIVEPNGSKVMLLFGRYVGTVKDSGFHWANPLYLKRPLSLRVRTLNGEKLKVNDLAGNPVEIAAIIVWRVTDTFDASFEVDDYEEYVALQSETAVRHTTSSYPYDAEDEQLSLRRNTDEVSQDLRTELQERLGRAGVEVIEARLSHLAYAPEIAGAMLRRQQASAVIAARQRIVEGAVGMVEMALKELEKGQILTLDDERRAAMVSNLLVVLCGEQAASPVVNAGTLYS; from the coding sequence ATGTCGCACGAAAAGACAATTCATGTGCCCTCAGGCTGGCCGATGCTGTTCTTCGTCATCGCCCTCTTGGGGCTCGGCATTTACGGCGTTTTCTTCTTGGTCGGGCTGGGCGAGAGCCACCCGATGCTCGGCTGGGCGATCGGGGGAGAGGTTCTGCTGTGGTTGTTTTGGGCGTTTCTAACGATCGGGTTCTTCATCGTAGAGCCCAATGGCAGCAAAGTAATGCTGCTGTTCGGAAGGTACGTCGGGACCGTCAAGGACTCGGGTTTCCATTGGGCCAACCCGCTCTACTTGAAGCGCCCGCTTTCGCTCCGAGTTCGCACTCTGAACGGCGAGAAGCTGAAGGTCAACGACCTTGCGGGCAACCCCGTCGAGATTGCGGCCATCATCGTTTGGCGCGTCACGGACACCTTCGACGCAAGCTTCGAGGTCGACGACTACGAAGAGTACGTCGCGCTGCAAAGCGAGACCGCCGTCCGGCACACGACTTCGAGCTACCCGTACGACGCCGAAGACGAGCAGCTTTCGCTTAGGCGAAATACGGACGAGGTGAGTCAGGACCTCCGGACGGAACTGCAGGAGCGGCTCGGGCGAGCGGGCGTCGAGGTCATCGAGGCTCGGCTTTCGCACCTTGCTTACGCGCCGGAGATCGCCGGAGCCATGCTCAGGCGGCAGCAAGCCTCCGCAGTGATCGCGGCCCGGCAGAGGATCGTCGAAGGCGCGGTGGGAATGGTCGAAATGGCCCTCAAGGAGCTTGAAAAGGGGCAGATTCTCACTCTCGACGACGAGCGGAGGGCCGCCATGGTCTCGAACCTCCTTGTGGTTCTTTGCGGCGAGCAGGCTGCATCCCCGGTCGTCAACGCAGGGACCCTCTATTCGTAG
- a CDS encoding Arc family DNA binding domain-containing protein has product MAERKSVLLRISPQLWEELQRLASQELRSVNAQIEYLLVEALRRRGRLTQAESSDDSQRGEE; this is encoded by the coding sequence ATGGCAGAACGAAAATCCGTTCTATTACGGATCAGCCCGCAGCTTTGGGAGGAGTTGCAAAGGCTGGCCTCGCAAGAGTTGCGGAGCGTCAACGCGCAGATCGAGTATCTGTTGGTGGAGGCGCTCCGCAGGCGCGGCCGCTTGACTCAGGCCGAGAGTTCGGACGATTCGCAGCGGGGCGAAGAGTAG
- a CDS encoding phosphatase PAP2 family: MQALRDWDYEGFRLVHQGLHQPFLDPVFWVISSTGLGYVQAACILVAGVFALRKSGTPVGLSSLFGFQRAVWWVSPLLVSLALSGIASSLVLKRLIVRDRPSQLEFAVPQEGFFHNSFPSGHATTSFAIAWTLLFLTWKTPNAKWGWVLMAWASLVAFSRVYRGVHWPTDVLGGAALGAVVASLVYVIFASRIPAGDRG, from the coding sequence GTGCAAGCCTTGCGCGACTGGGACTACGAAGGCTTTCGGCTGGTGCATCAGGGTTTGCACCAGCCCTTTCTCGACCCGGTTTTTTGGGTGATCAGCAGCACGGGGCTCGGCTACGTGCAAGCGGCCTGCATCCTCGTTGCGGGGGTCTTCGCCCTTCGGAAGTCTGGGACTCCCGTCGGGCTGAGCTCGCTCTTCGGATTCCAGCGCGCAGTGTGGTGGGTGAGTCCTCTCCTCGTGTCGTTGGCGCTGTCAGGCATTGCTTCCAGCCTCGTCCTCAAGCGGCTGATCGTTCGCGATCGCCCCAGCCAACTCGAGTTCGCCGTCCCTCAGGAGGGCTTCTTTCACAACAGCTTCCCGTCGGGGCATGCGACGACCTCGTTCGCCATCGCATGGACCCTTCTGTTTCTGACTTGGAAGACTCCGAATGCCAAGTGGGGCTGGGTCTTGATGGCGTGGGCCTCGCTGGTGGCCTTCAGCCGAGTATATCGGGGCGTGCATTGGCCGACCGACGTGCTCGGTGGAGCGGCGTTGGGGGCGGTCGTCGCCTCGCTGGTTTACGTGATCTTCGCGTCCCGAATCCCCGCGGGCGATCGAGGTTAG
- a CDS encoding acetyl-CoA carboxylase carboxyl transferase subunit alpha: MAAKTWKEWEKPLIELEAGLAKLKQQVEALAGPQRVALEEKIEDLERRRDNYINVMYSRLGPWEKVLVARAEKRPYTLDYINALFTDFVELEGDRRFGADKAIVGGPARFEGRPVMVLGHQKGRNIQERALRNFGMAKPEGYRKAIRLMDMADRFRMPVVTFVDTPAADPGVESESRGISEAIAASMLKMFELQTPVVSVVIGEGGSGGAIGIACANTVLMLEHSIYSVIPPEGCAAILWRDPEKAPQAAAALKLTADNALELGLVDKVLPEPRGGAHRDPAEAAQVVRGAVSESLANLLPLAPEQLRAQRYEKFRAMGRTLGPNAVANV; encoded by the coding sequence ATGGCCGCTAAGACCTGGAAGGAATGGGAAAAGCCGCTGATCGAGCTTGAGGCGGGCTTGGCGAAGCTCAAGCAGCAGGTCGAGGCTCTCGCGGGTCCGCAAAGAGTTGCCCTCGAAGAGAAGATCGAAGACCTCGAGCGCAGGCGAGACAACTACATCAACGTGATGTACAGTCGGCTCGGGCCGTGGGAGAAGGTTCTCGTCGCCAGGGCTGAAAAGCGCCCGTACACGCTCGACTACATCAACGCCCTATTCACCGATTTCGTCGAACTCGAAGGCGACCGGAGGTTCGGCGCCGACAAAGCGATCGTGGGCGGCCCCGCTCGATTCGAAGGCCGCCCGGTGATGGTCTTGGGACACCAAAAGGGCCGAAACATCCAGGAAAGGGCCCTAAGGAACTTTGGGATGGCTAAGCCGGAGGGATACCGCAAAGCGATCCGCCTGATGGACATGGCGGACCGATTCCGAATGCCCGTCGTCACCTTCGTGGACACACCTGCCGCCGACCCCGGAGTCGAAAGCGAGTCGCGCGGCATCTCGGAGGCCATCGCAGCGTCCATGCTCAAGATGTTCGAACTCCAAACTCCGGTAGTGAGCGTCGTCATCGGCGAAGGCGGGTCGGGCGGAGCGATCGGCATCGCGTGCGCGAATACGGTCCTGATGCTCGAACACTCCATTTACAGCGTGATCCCACCGGAAGGTTGCGCAGCGATCCTTTGGCGCGATCCTGAAAAGGCGCCCCAAGCTGCCGCTGCCCTCAAACTCACCGCGGACAACGCGCTCGAACTTGGGCTCGTCGATAAGGTGCTCCCCGAACCCCGAGGAGGGGCCCACCGCGATCCGGCCGAAGCGGCTCAGGTCGTGCGCGGGGCGGTTTCCGAGTCGCTGGCCAACCTCCTGCCCCTCGCGCCCGAACAGCTCCGCGCCCAAAGGTATGAGAAGTTCCGCGCTATGGGTCGAACCTTGGGTCCGAACGCCGTAGCGAACGTCTAA
- a CDS encoding acetyl-CoA carboxylase carboxyl transferase subunit beta, whose amino-acid sequence MDAFVPCGSCKKILFTQEFEQALRVCPHCGFHHRLSASQRILATFDPNSFEELDKGVRSDNALEFPDYQAKIESARSKTGQTESVLNGRAKIDGVALCVSLSDFSFMGGSMGAAAGEKITLTLERAAERNEPALVFCASGGARMQEGLLSLMQMAKTTAAVERLRRSRNPFLTVFTDPTMAGVLASYASLADVILAEPGALVGFAGARVSKQAGVSKVPDDFQTAEFCLRSGMIDKIVPRKNLRNTLSLLLQLLGGAHGR is encoded by the coding sequence ATGGATGCGTTTGTGCCTTGTGGCTCCTGCAAGAAGATTCTGTTCACGCAGGAATTCGAGCAGGCTCTTCGGGTTTGTCCCCACTGCGGGTTCCACCACAGGCTGTCCGCTTCTCAGCGCATCCTCGCCACGTTCGATCCGAACTCGTTCGAGGAGCTGGATAAGGGCGTGAGGTCCGACAACGCGCTCGAGTTCCCGGATTACCAGGCGAAGATCGAATCCGCGCGGAGCAAAACGGGGCAAACGGAGAGCGTCCTGAACGGCAGGGCGAAGATCGACGGCGTCGCCCTTTGCGTTTCGCTTTCCGACTTTTCGTTCATGGGGGGATCGATGGGGGCGGCTGCCGGCGAGAAAATCACCCTCACCCTCGAGCGGGCAGCCGAACGCAACGAACCTGCGCTCGTGTTCTGCGCCTCGGGCGGAGCGCGAATGCAAGAAGGCTTGCTCTCGCTGATGCAAATGGCAAAGACGACGGCCGCGGTCGAGAGGCTTCGAAGGTCGCGCAACCCCTTCCTAACGGTCTTTACCGACCCCACGATGGCAGGGGTCTTGGCTAGCTACGCCAGTTTGGCCGACGTGATCCTTGCCGAGCCGGGGGCGCTCGTTGGGTTTGCTGGGGCGAGAGTGAGCAAGCAGGCCGGCGTCTCCAAGGTGCCGGACGACTTTCAAACCGCCGAGTTCTGCCTTCGCTCGGGGATGATCGACAAGATCGTTCCGCGAAAGAACCTCCGCAACACGCTCTCGCTACTCCTTCAACTCTTGGGGGGCGCGCATGGCCGCTAA
- a CDS encoding Pup ligase PafA: MSVRRGERIMGVETEFGCLVADKAMGTPESAVELLKDYVFYDLKLGAIDLHSRDDVFEPVGCGGFLLNGGRLYIDAVGSHLEYATAESRSLRDLVANDRAGQRILVRAIREMGLSADVDIYNNSVDHFGGHTFGCHENYSISAEGDVLGESVDRLLPFLVTRQIYAGVGRVGGHMLTGGVRPDYQDVMEHPIDYIWVSQIYGVVPDDSVRFQLSQRADHILKAVASRVRFNRALINPKWEHFYSHEGTTRLHLLFGESNQMEYAYALKVGSTRLILQLLEEGRIPERWVLKNPLRDLRAVSRDPDFRWIITLVDGTSLSAVDLHREYLALAQRYAGDSEDADWTLREWEATLDQLDSDPLQLSRKLDWVAKRKVIESYLQETGLDWGDESLHSVDLEYHNIDPSKGLYHALAEMGEAERFVSEEDIVAAMTEPPPDTRAKGRGALVRKVLSRRTPKYYLFDWNGAAIDQGRYVEMPDPFETYEDAAR; this comes from the coding sequence ATGAGCGTACGCCGCGGGGAGAGGATCATGGGAGTCGAAACCGAATTCGGCTGCCTTGTCGCTGACAAGGCGATGGGAACCCCCGAATCTGCCGTGGAGCTTCTCAAGGACTACGTCTTCTACGATCTGAAGCTGGGAGCGATCGACCTTCACTCTCGCGACGACGTGTTTGAACCGGTGGGGTGCGGGGGCTTTCTCCTCAATGGCGGACGCCTCTACATCGACGCCGTGGGCTCGCACCTCGAATACGCGACCGCCGAATCGCGTTCCCTTCGCGACCTTGTTGCCAACGACCGGGCGGGGCAGAGAATCCTCGTCCGGGCGATCCGGGAGATGGGCTTATCGGCCGACGTGGACATTTACAACAACAGCGTCGATCATTTCGGCGGGCACACGTTCGGCTGTCACGAGAACTACTCGATCTCCGCGGAAGGCGACGTTCTGGGTGAGAGCGTCGATCGGCTGCTGCCCTTTCTTGTCACTCGGCAGATCTATGCGGGCGTCGGCCGGGTCGGTGGCCACATGCTGACCGGGGGAGTTCGACCCGACTACCAGGACGTGATGGAGCACCCCATCGACTACATTTGGGTCAGCCAAATCTACGGCGTCGTGCCGGACGATTCGGTTCGGTTCCAACTCAGTCAGCGCGCGGACCATATCCTCAAGGCGGTCGCAAGCAGGGTCAGGTTCAACCGCGCCCTCATCAACCCCAAGTGGGAGCACTTCTACTCGCATGAAGGAACCACGCGCCTCCACTTGCTCTTTGGCGAGTCGAATCAGATGGAGTACGCCTACGCGTTGAAGGTGGGATCGACGCGGCTCATCCTTCAACTTCTCGAAGAAGGACGGATTCCGGAGCGGTGGGTCCTGAAGAACCCGCTTCGCGACCTTCGCGCCGTCAGCCGCGACCCGGACTTTCGATGGATCATCACCCTCGTCGACGGAACGAGCCTGTCCGCGGTCGACCTCCACCGGGAGTACCTCGCGCTCGCGCAAAGGTATGCAGGCGACTCCGAGGACGCCGACTGGACTCTCCGCGAGTGGGAAGCAACCCTCGACCAACTCGATTCGGACCCGCTGCAGCTATCCCGAAAGCTCGACTGGGTCGCCAAGCGGAAGGTGATCGAAAGCTATCTTCAGGAAACGGGCCTCGATTGGGGCGACGAGTCGCTCCACTCTGTGGACCTCGAATACCACAACATCGACCCCTCCAAGGGCCTGTATCACGCGCTCGCCGAAATGGGTGAGGCCGAGAGATTCGTGTCCGAAGAGGATATCGTGGCGGCGATGACGGAGCCTCCTCCCGACACGCGGGCCAAAGGGAGGGGGGCGTTGGTCCGAAAGGTGCTGAGCCGACGAACTCCCAAGTACTATCTGTTCGACTGGAACGGAGCGGCGATCGATCAGGGACGGTACGTGGAAATGCCAGACCCCTTCGAGACGTACGAGGATGCCGCCCGGTAA